A genome region from Parafrankia irregularis includes the following:
- a CDS encoding type I polyketide synthase — protein sequence MTDAPGDGTSPATSLSEADLLRWLSDQVAASLGLDPAEIDIDQPLVDLGLSSRDAVAMTSDLEDLLDTALEPTLLWQHPTLAALARRLAAPAPGAGTAADSDPVNADSDLVDPDRAHSDPAGTDLGSRDSVGAADSDDPVGDDALAIIGVGFRFPGGPRHPDGVTRPGELWELLAQGTDAVSTVPPGRWDEADSGVLGTPGLAAGAVVRTVAGAADDADADVSQAVRRGGFIGDVAGFDAEFFGISPAEAALMDPRQRLLLEISWEALQHAGLPPSSLRGSATGVFVGVSSSEYAHLTFADPQRVEGWTSTGAATSIIAGRLSYLLDLWGPSLTIDTACSSSLVALHAARTSLLSGESSLALVAGVSLLLSPAVSVAFGAGGALSADGRCKAFAAAADGIVRGEGCGVVVLKRLRDAERDGDRVLAVVRGSAVNADGRSNGLTAPNPAAQEALLRAAYAPTGITPTSVDYVEAHGTGTPLGDPIEATALRAVLGAGAGRDPREPLLLGSVKTNLGHLEATAGIAGVIKVALALDRGVIPPSVHFAAPNPRIPFEASALRVVTEPVPWPRYGGRARAGVSAFGFSGTNAHVILEEHGDRDGGTRDGSDSGADLRSDLRLERGAERRAGSGARRGPWTLALSAASADRLAGTAAALADWLTTVDGQAADLDDVAFTLARRFDVAAPARAAVAGRDGDELAARLRVVAAESDAPGTTRLTRPARGHQPAGLALPTQPALPTRPDLPARPDLSTGSVWVFSGYGSQWAGMGRRLLTDEPAFAAAVEDLDKPFVARTGLSLRGLLERGDAVDGVESGQIILFGVQLALAQLWRSAGLRPAAVIGFSMGEVAASVVAGALDVESGLEVIATRARLLGSVAAAGAGAMAVVELTETEFGQLAADLPGVHIAMHSSPRQCTVAGDADQVTRLVAAVEARGRTALPMKVSGAGHSPAVDPILDELRSRLAWVRGTPTAVPWYGSVLDDPREVPSCDADYWAANARRPVRAVHAVRAALEDGATRFLEVSPHPIAGRALRETAGNGVHVASSLRRDRDDTVEFRVNLAALALGGDGDALKALLTPATDAAPTGSVSAGTASAGTVTPRLVDVPAAPWRHRRHWAAPVPVSSRTAPGHPLLGAHIEIPESGRHVWRADIGTEALPWLADHTVHGVAVLPGAAFAEMALSAAAVLGRGRPVVTDLELLELLPLGPHTDVTTSVVEDGPGAASGTIEIFSRRTAGGGRWVRHATARIRVEPAEHAPDQVAEHAASTGLAGSAGDAGRSEDVVDEAGAGRSVDLYGALQAAGHRYGPAFVGVTDARVTSGPVTSPGEGTAPPDPVGPPAGAPVSASASARVSLPAPAQPHTHYRIHPALGDLCLQTLGVAAVGLWPEATAGGVPLHLPVRIGELTVLDPRSGGPQGRPITSGHATALLTPAAAGGDDEDGLIGQVRLSADDGTPLLVARDVVLRPVEASAVPVPVSALLYEAGWTQAPLPPLPVQGEPALPGQSVQSAQPDRPDQPSATASQPRLLVLSAPRPGTDDSGDRDAVAALLDRRSGSPGGVVALSTTDEGRIATLVGSGQVRGVVLVVAPAPASGDDEASLGGRPEPAPVGLPAGTDPMAGAELTAAVAALARTLVRHGTQHPPRLWIVTRGAAAVADGDLPVPSQAALRGLVRVLALEHPFLRTTLLDLDLAAGTAPGTAAGTGEDDEAAALAPVAVEIISDAADDEVAWRDGRRFAARLTRVAEEPGGSASPAGPVEAAAVPLVRPGSYIVTGGLGGLGLLLARRLVDGGASRVVLNGRTLPREQDQAGAAPPGWRMIPGLGLARVANDAGPVPQPATAAGELAEPAEAAASGTSGTSGTSGTSGTSGTSGTSGEITGGGGCDIVIVTGDIALPETAARLLTEATAGDLVLRGVAHAAGALADQSVLDLDPAALAAVWRPKVVGGWNLHVATARLAAQTGTELDWWLVYSSAAALLGSPGQASYATANAWLDALVALRRRSGLPATSINWGAWAQVGGAAGVTNALLEPLVPTTAMEALETVVATGRAHTGVVRLSPARALALLPGLADLAFFADVLGADPGAQDDSWPGVTALADLPPARARAVIADRLRSRVAGIMGLEPQQVDADVPLTELGFDSLMAMRARNAVEHDFGLPLPVRLLLRGASLGDLQAHLVEALGLASDSAPDGRSPTGSTQARPGSAGAVPAAGAVPAAGAVPAQTAAVTGEVSGRGMPMAAREPAERWLVALLAATVTTEPIGVTDDLATVLGPVETERFLGLVAERLGDGATRADARERAELAGARTIEALAEVIRDRLMGNAGAGVRVLRGAGSQPPLFLFHPAGGPTAVYEPLVRLLDPRVPVFGLERLDDIGQVERKAAAYHSMIRKIAPAGPYRLGGWSFGGLLAQEVAHQIVAAGGEVEVVLMIDTILPLPAPAGLSATDQLLTRFGRFVDYLREVYGVDLDLPYDELAGADDAEQVERIFEILAASDIAMTPGVLHHQRTSYLDARIAENYQPRRYDGRTVLYRAASPHQVTVALDPRYLRDDADLGWAATVPNLEIVTVPGDHTSLIDRPNVDVIARHLSRLLAPTPTPTPAPVPDGAGGPGGTDRADPRGPGGAFGSASVPEQRGTR from the coding sequence GTGACCGACGCGCCCGGGGACGGCACGAGCCCCGCCACATCCCTGAGCGAAGCCGACCTGCTGCGCTGGCTTTCCGACCAGGTCGCCGCGAGCCTCGGGCTCGATCCGGCCGAGATCGACATCGACCAGCCGCTGGTGGACCTCGGGCTGTCGTCACGGGACGCGGTCGCGATGACCAGCGACCTGGAGGATCTGCTCGACACCGCGCTCGAGCCGACGCTGCTCTGGCAGCATCCGACGCTCGCCGCGCTGGCACGACGGCTGGCCGCCCCCGCCCCGGGAGCCGGCACCGCAGCTGACTCCGACCCGGTGAACGCGGACTCCGACCTGGTGGACCCGGACCGGGCGCACTCGGACCCGGCCGGCACCGACCTCGGCTCCCGCGATTCCGTGGGTGCCGCGGATTCCGATGATCCGGTCGGGGATGACGCGCTGGCCATCATCGGGGTCGGGTTCCGGTTCCCGGGCGGTCCGCGGCATCCCGACGGGGTGACGCGGCCGGGTGAGCTGTGGGAGCTGCTGGCCCAGGGCACCGACGCCGTCTCGACGGTGCCGCCGGGGCGCTGGGACGAGGCCGACAGCGGCGTGCTCGGCACTCCCGGCCTCGCCGCGGGCGCTGTCGTGCGAACCGTCGCCGGCGCCGCTGACGACGCCGACGCGGACGTCAGCCAGGCGGTGCGCCGCGGCGGGTTCATCGGCGACGTGGCGGGCTTCGACGCCGAGTTCTTCGGTATCAGTCCCGCGGAGGCGGCGCTGATGGACCCGCGGCAACGCCTGCTGCTGGAGATCTCCTGGGAGGCGCTGCAGCATGCCGGGCTGCCGCCGTCCTCGCTGCGAGGCAGCGCCACCGGAGTCTTCGTCGGTGTCTCCAGCTCGGAGTACGCCCATCTGACCTTCGCCGACCCCCAGCGGGTCGAGGGCTGGACCTCGACCGGCGCGGCGACGTCGATCATCGCGGGCCGGCTGTCCTACCTGCTGGACCTGTGGGGACCGAGCCTGACGATCGACACCGCCTGCTCGTCCTCTCTGGTGGCCCTGCACGCGGCGCGCACCAGCCTGCTCTCCGGCGAGTCGTCGCTCGCACTCGTCGCAGGGGTGAGCCTGCTGTTGTCCCCGGCGGTGAGCGTCGCGTTCGGCGCGGGCGGCGCGCTGTCCGCCGACGGGCGGTGCAAGGCCTTCGCGGCCGCGGCCGACGGGATCGTGCGCGGCGAGGGCTGCGGAGTCGTCGTGCTCAAGCGGTTGCGTGACGCCGAGCGTGATGGCGACCGGGTGCTGGCGGTGGTGCGCGGAAGCGCGGTCAACGCCGACGGCCGTTCGAACGGGCTGACCGCGCCGAACCCGGCGGCACAGGAGGCGCTGCTGCGGGCGGCCTACGCGCCGACCGGCATCACGCCGACCTCGGTCGACTATGTCGAGGCGCACGGGACCGGCACGCCGCTGGGCGACCCGATCGAGGCGACGGCACTGCGGGCCGTGCTCGGCGCGGGTGCGGGCCGTGACCCGCGCGAGCCGCTGCTGCTCGGTTCGGTCAAGACGAATCTCGGGCATCTTGAGGCCACCGCGGGCATCGCCGGGGTCATCAAGGTCGCGCTGGCGCTGGACCGTGGAGTGATCCCGCCCTCCGTCCACTTCGCGGCGCCGAACCCGCGCATTCCGTTCGAGGCGTCCGCGCTGCGGGTGGTGACCGAGCCGGTGCCCTGGCCGCGTTACGGCGGCCGGGCCCGCGCCGGTGTGTCCGCGTTCGGTTTCAGCGGCACGAACGCCCACGTGATCCTCGAGGAGCACGGCGACCGTGACGGCGGCACCCGCGACGGATCCGACAGCGGCGCCGATCTCCGTTCCGACCTCCGTCTCGAGCGGGGTGCCGAGCGGCGCGCGGGCAGCGGAGCCCGCCGCGGCCCGTGGACGTTGGCGCTCTCAGCGGCGTCCGCCGACCGGCTCGCCGGCACCGCGGCGGCACTGGCCGACTGGCTCACCACGGTGGATGGACAGGCCGCCGACCTGGACGACGTCGCGTTCACGCTGGCACGGCGCTTCGACGTGGCGGCTCCCGCCCGCGCGGCCGTCGCCGGCCGGGACGGCGACGAACTGGCCGCCCGGCTGAGGGTGGTCGCCGCCGAATCCGACGCCCCCGGCACGACCAGGCTCACACGGCCGGCCCGCGGCCACCAACCCGCCGGGCTGGCCCTGCCCACTCAACCGGCCCTGCCCACCAGACCGGATCTGCCCGCGCGGCCGGACCTGTCCACGGGGTCGGTCTGGGTCTTCAGCGGATACGGCTCGCAGTGGGCGGGCATGGGCCGGCGACTGCTGACCGACGAACCGGCCTTCGCCGCGGCCGTCGAGGACCTCGACAAGCCGTTCGTGGCGCGGACCGGTCTGTCCCTGCGCGGCCTGCTCGAACGCGGCGACGCGGTCGACGGCGTCGAGTCCGGGCAGATCATCCTGTTCGGGGTGCAGCTGGCGCTCGCCCAGCTGTGGCGTTCGGCGGGTCTGCGGCCGGCCGCGGTCATCGGCTTCTCCATGGGCGAGGTCGCGGCCTCGGTCGTCGCCGGCGCACTGGACGTCGAAAGCGGCCTGGAGGTCATCGCGACCCGGGCTCGGCTGCTGGGCTCGGTGGCGGCGGCCGGCGCCGGCGCCATGGCGGTCGTCGAGCTCACCGAGACCGAGTTCGGGCAGCTGGCGGCCGACCTGCCCGGCGTCCACATCGCGATGCACTCCTCGCCGCGCCAATGCACGGTCGCCGGCGACGCCGACCAGGTGACCCGGCTGGTCGCGGCGGTCGAGGCACGGGGGCGGACGGCGCTGCCGATGAAGGTGAGCGGTGCCGGGCACTCGCCGGCGGTGGATCCCATCCTCGACGAGCTGCGGTCACGGCTGGCGTGGGTCCGCGGCACGCCGACCGCCGTCCCCTGGTACGGGTCGGTGCTGGACGATCCGCGCGAGGTGCCGTCCTGCGATGCCGACTACTGGGCGGCCAACGCCCGGCGCCCGGTCCGGGCGGTCCACGCGGTGCGGGCGGCCCTCGAGGACGGGGCGACCCGCTTCCTGGAAGTCTCCCCGCACCCGATCGCCGGGCGCGCCCTGCGCGAGACGGCCGGTAACGGTGTCCACGTCGCCTCGAGCCTGCGGCGTGACCGTGACGACACGGTCGAGTTCCGCGTGAACCTGGCCGCGCTCGCGCTCGGCGGCGACGGCGACGCGCTGAAAGCCCTGCTCACCCCGGCGACAGATGCCGCGCCGACTGGCTCGGTGTCGGCTGGGACGGCGTCGGCCGGGACGGTGACGCCCAGGCTGGTGGATGTCCCGGCCGCGCCGTGGCGGCACCGCCGGCACTGGGCCGCGCCGGTCCCGGTGTCCTCACGGACCGCGCCGGGACACCCGTTGCTGGGGGCGCACATCGAGATCCCCGAGTCGGGCCGGCACGTGTGGCGGGCCGACATCGGGACGGAGGCGCTGCCGTGGCTCGCGGACCACACGGTCCACGGGGTGGCCGTGCTGCCGGGTGCGGCCTTCGCGGAGATGGCCCTGTCGGCCGCGGCGGTGCTCGGGCGCGGCCGGCCGGTCGTCACCGACCTCGAACTGCTCGAACTGCTGCCCCTGGGCCCGCACACCGACGTCACCACGTCCGTGGTGGAGGACGGCCCCGGCGCCGCCTCGGGAACGATCGAGATCTTCTCCCGGCGGACGGCGGGCGGCGGTCGCTGGGTGCGCCACGCCACCGCCCGGATCCGGGTGGAGCCAGCGGAACATGCCCCGGACCAGGTCGCGGAGCACGCCGCCAGCACGGGCCTCGCCGGCAGCGCTGGCGACGCCGGCCGTTCCGAGGACGTCGTCGACGAGGCGGGCGCCGGCAGGTCCGTCGACCTCTACGGGGCGCTGCAGGCGGCCGGCCACCGGTACGGCCCCGCGTTCGTCGGCGTCACAGACGCACGCGTGACGTCCGGCCCGGTGACCTCCCCAGGGGAAGGGACGGCCCCGCCGGACCCGGTGGGCCCACCGGCCGGAGCACCGGTGTCGGCGTCGGCGTCGGCGCGGGTCAGTCTGCCGGCGCCCGCGCAGCCTCATACGCACTACCGGATCCACCCGGCGCTGGGCGACCTCTGCCTGCAGACCCTGGGCGTCGCCGCCGTCGGCCTGTGGCCCGAGGCCACCGCCGGTGGCGTGCCGCTGCACCTGCCGGTGCGTATCGGCGAGCTGACCGTGCTCGACCCGCGCTCAGGCGGGCCGCAGGGCCGGCCGATCACGAGCGGGCACGCCACGGCGCTGCTCACCCCGGCCGCCGCGGGCGGCGACGACGAGGACGGCCTGATCGGCCAGGTACGGCTGTCGGCGGACGACGGAACGCCGTTGCTCGTCGCCCGGGACGTGGTCCTGCGCCCGGTGGAGGCGAGCGCCGTTCCGGTCCCGGTGTCCGCGCTGCTCTATGAGGCAGGCTGGACGCAGGCTCCGCTTCCGCCGCTGCCGGTGCAGGGCGAGCCGGCGCTGCCGGGCCAGTCCGTCCAGTCCGCTCAGCCGGACCGGCCGGACCAGCCGTCGGCGACCGCTTCCCAGCCGCGTCTGCTGGTTCTCTCCGCGCCCAGGCCAGGCACCGACGACTCCGGGGACCGGGACGCGGTGGCTGCGCTCCTCGACCGGCGCAGCGGCTCACCAGGCGGGGTTGTCGCGCTCAGCACGACCGATGAGGGACGCATCGCCACCCTGGTCGGCTCCGGGCAGGTGCGGGGAGTCGTGCTGGTCGTCGCGCCGGCGCCGGCCTCCGGCGACGACGAGGCCTCCCTCGGGGGGCGCCCGGAACCCGCGCCGGTGGGCCTTCCCGCCGGAACGGACCCGATGGCCGGCGCCGAGCTGACCGCGGCCGTGGCCGCGTTGGCGAGGACGCTGGTCCGCCACGGCACCCAGCATCCGCCCCGGCTGTGGATCGTCACCCGTGGGGCGGCCGCGGTCGCCGACGGGGACCTGCCCGTGCCCTCCCAGGCGGCGCTGCGTGGCCTGGTCCGTGTGCTGGCGCTGGAGCATCCGTTCCTGCGGACGACGCTGCTCGACCTCGATCTCGCCGCCGGCACAGCCCCCGGCACCGCCGCCGGCACCGGGGAGGACGACGAGGCCGCGGCGCTCGCGCCGGTCGCGGTGGAGATCATCTCCGACGCGGCCGACGACGAGGTGGCCTGGCGTGACGGGCGCCGGTTCGCCGCCCGGCTGACACGCGTCGCCGAGGAGCCAGGCGGCTCCGCGTCCCCTGCTGGGCCGGTGGAGGCGGCCGCGGTGCCGCTGGTGCGGCCGGGTTCCTACATCGTCACGGGTGGGCTCGGCGGGCTGGGCCTGCTGCTGGCCCGTCGGCTGGTGGACGGCGGGGCCTCCAGGGTCGTTCTGAACGGGCGGACTCTGCCCCGGGAACAGGATCAGGCCGGCGCGGCACCGCCCGGATGGCGGATGATCCCGGGCCTCGGGCTGGCCCGGGTCGCGAACGACGCCGGGCCCGTTCCGCAGCCCGCCACCGCCGCCGGCGAACTCGCCGAACCTGCCGAAGCCGCCGCGTCCGGCACGTCTGGCACGTCCGGCACGTCTGGCACGTCCGGCACGTCCGGCACGTCTGGCACGTCCGGGGAGATCACCGGCGGCGGTGGGTGCGACATCGTCATCGTCACCGGTGACATCGCGCTGCCGGAGACCGCGGCACGGCTGCTGACCGAGGCCACGGCCGGTGATCTGGTGCTGCGGGGCGTCGCGCACGCGGCGGGAGCCCTGGCGGACCAGTCGGTCCTGGACCTGGATCCGGCCGCGCTGGCCGCCGTCTGGCGTCCGAAGGTCGTCGGCGGCTGGAACCTGCACGTGGCCACCGCGCGGCTGGCCGCGCAGACCGGTACGGAACTGGACTGGTGGCTGGTCTACTCCTCGGCGGCGGCGCTGCTCGGCTCGCCCGGGCAGGCCTCGTACGCGACCGCGAACGCCTGGCTCGACGCGCTGGTCGCACTGCGCCGCCGGAGCGGCCTGCCGGCGACGAGCATCAACTGGGGTGCCTGGGCCCAGGTCGGGGGCGCCGCCGGGGTCACGAACGCGCTGCTCGAACCGCTGGTGCCGACGACGGCGATGGAGGCCCTGGAGACGGTGGTCGCCACCGGCCGGGCCCACACCGGGGTGGTGCGGCTCTCGCCGGCCCGTGCGCTGGCGTTGCTGCCCGGCCTCGCTGATCTCGCCTTCTTCGCCGACGTGCTCGGCGCCGATCCGGGTGCGCAGGACGACTCCTGGCCCGGCGTCACGGCGCTGGCGGACCTGCCGCCGGCGCGGGCCCGGGCCGTGATCGCGGATCGGCTGCGCAGCCGCGTCGCGGGGATCATGGGTCTGGAACCGCAGCAGGTGGATGCCGACGTCCCGCTGACGGAGCTCGGGTTCGACTCGCTGATGGCGATGCGGGCACGCAACGCCGTCGAGCACGACTTCGGCCTGCCGCTTCCGGTCCGTCTGCTGCTGCGCGGCGCCAGCCTCGGTGATCTCCAGGCACACCTGGTGGAGGCCCTCGGCCTGGCGTCGGACTCCGCGCCCGATGGGAGGTCGCCGACAGGATCCACGCAGGCGCGGCCCGGTTCGGCGGGGGCCGTGCCGGCGGCGGGAGCGGTGCCGGCGGCGGGAGCGGTGCCGGCGCAGACCGCCGCGGTTACCGGGGAGGTCTCGGGCCGGGGAATGCCGATGGCTGCCCGGGAGCCGGCGGAGCGGTGGCTGGTGGCGTTGCTCGCGGCGACGGTCACGACGGAGCCGATCGGGGTGACCGACGATCTGGCCACGGTTCTCGGCCCGGTCGAGACCGAACGCTTCCTCGGGCTGGTCGCCGAACGTCTCGGTGACGGGGCCACCCGTGCCGACGCGCGGGAGCGCGCGGAGCTTGCGGGGGCGCGCACGATCGAAGCTCTCGCCGAGGTGATCCGGGACCGTCTGATGGGCAACGCGGGGGCCGGCGTGCGCGTGCTGCGCGGTGCCGGTTCGCAGCCGCCGCTGTTCCTGTTCCATCCGGCGGGCGGTCCGACCGCCGTGTACGAGCCGCTCGTGCGGCTGCTGGATCCGCGGGTGCCCGTGTTCGGCCTGGAGCGGCTCGACGACATCGGGCAGGTGGAGCGCAAGGCCGCCGCCTATCATTCCATGATCCGGAAGATCGCTCCCGCGGGGCCGTACCGGCTGGGTGGGTGGTCCTTCGGTGGCCTGCTCGCGCAGGAGGTCGCGCACCAGATCGTCGCGGCGGGCGGCGAGGTCGAGGTCGTCCTGATGATCGACACGATTCTGCCGTTGCCGGCACCGGCCGGGCTGTCCGCCACGGATCAGCTCCTGACCCGCTTCGGGCGGTTCGTCGACTACCTGCGCGAGGTCTACGGCGTGGACCTCGACCTGCCCTACGACGAGCTGGCCGGTGCCGACGACGCCGAGCAGGTCGAACGGATCTTCGAGATCCTCGCCGCCTCCGACATCGCCATGACCCCCGGTGTGCTGCACCACCAGCGCACCTCCTACCTCGACGCGCGGATCGCCGAGAACTACCAGCCGCGCCGCTACGACGGACGCACGGTGCTCTACCGAGCGGCCTCGCCCCACCAGGTGACGGTCGCGCTCGACCCCCGCTACCTGCGTGACGACGCCGACCTGGGCTGGGCGGCGACGGTGCCGAACCTGGAGATCGTCACGGTTCCCGGTGACCACACCTCACTGATCGACCGCCCGAACGTCGACGTGATCGCCCGGCACCTGTCGCGGCTGCTCGCCCCAACCCCAACCCCAACCCCGGCTCCGGTGCCGGACGGGGCGGGCGGGCCTGGCGGGACGGACAGGGCTGATCCACGAGGGCCTGGCGGGGCGTTCGGTTCGGCGTCCGTGCCGGAGCAGCGGGGCACCCGGTGA
- a CDS encoding fatty acyl-AMP ligase, translated as MPGDEGTLDAAGALICARTLDEHLSEQAAARPDDIAMSFVDYGTDRSGVETSTTFGQLDAAVSAAAWQIAQAVPAGGRMVILSPQGLGYVIAFLGALRAGVVAVPLFPPDLIGHSDRLTAVFDDCVPNCVATTTSVLPSVRAYLETRAQAVAICVIDGPGAPSAGPGEPAAAAAPAEPAASPVLPVPPGWAPAGPRPRLDDVAYIQYTSGSTRTPSGVLVTHGNIVANTAQAMAGYRCHPARNTVVSWLPLFHDMGLVLVVGGTVAGGVRSVLLDPVAFLQRPGRWLRHLAENRGAVAMAPNFAFDFAVDRVRPKEREGLRLDDVWVLGNGSEPVRPATLERFLATFGPLGLRPEALCPSYGLAEATVYVCGGASGRPQRPVWFDAEMLAAGRALPVDESERPAQPGIPQQQGPRRQQTARPGPGREPGQDPERRPEQGPEQGAPQRRLIPLLSCGVPAGQRVAVVDPQAGRLCPPDVVGEIWVRGPNVARGYFNQPARTEATFGQRLAAPAGERTAALPAGWSPDGWQDDGWLRTGDLGMLHEGALYVTGRLKDLIVIDGRNHYPQDIEATVEAAHEAVRPNRSAAFTVSTDHGEAVVVAAEITAEVAGQPAEVTRMAGVIRGAVAVSHGVAVREVVLTRPGTIPLTSSGKIARHACRERYLAGAFAVTGASR; from the coding sequence GTGCCCGGCGACGAAGGCACGCTGGACGCAGCCGGGGCGCTGATCTGCGCGCGGACCCTGGACGAGCATCTGTCGGAGCAGGCGGCGGCCCGCCCCGACGACATCGCGATGAGCTTCGTGGACTACGGCACCGACCGGTCGGGAGTGGAGACGTCCACCACCTTCGGGCAGCTCGACGCCGCGGTGAGCGCCGCCGCCTGGCAGATAGCCCAGGCGGTGCCGGCCGGCGGCCGGATGGTCATCCTCTCCCCGCAGGGGCTCGGCTACGTCATCGCCTTCCTCGGCGCGTTGCGGGCCGGGGTCGTCGCCGTGCCGCTGTTCCCACCGGACCTGATCGGCCACAGTGACCGGCTGACCGCCGTCTTCGACGACTGCGTACCCAACTGCGTGGCCACGACGACGTCCGTCCTGCCGTCCGTTCGCGCGTACCTCGAGACACGTGCGCAGGCGGTGGCGATCTGCGTCATCGACGGCCCAGGTGCCCCCTCCGCCGGACCCGGCGAGCCCGCCGCGGCTGCCGCACCCGCCGAGCCGGCCGCTTCGCCGGTGCTGCCGGTGCCGCCCGGCTGGGCACCGGCAGGCCCGCGGCCCCGCCTGGACGACGTCGCCTACATCCAGTACACCTCCGGTTCGACACGGACCCCGTCCGGCGTGCTCGTCACCCACGGCAACATCGTGGCGAACACCGCGCAGGCGATGGCCGGCTACCGCTGCCATCCGGCTCGGAACACGGTGGTGAGCTGGCTGCCGCTGTTCCACGACATGGGCCTCGTGCTGGTCGTCGGCGGGACCGTGGCCGGCGGTGTCCGGTCGGTCCTGCTCGACCCGGTGGCCTTCCTGCAGCGCCCGGGCCGGTGGCTGCGTCATCTCGCCGAGAACCGCGGCGCGGTGGCCATGGCGCCGAACTTCGCGTTCGACTTCGCGGTCGACCGGGTCCGCCCGAAGGAGCGGGAAGGGCTGCGGCTGGACGACGTCTGGGTCCTGGGCAACGGGTCGGAGCCGGTCCGGCCCGCCACGCTCGAACGCTTCCTGGCGACCTTCGGCCCGCTGGGGCTGCGGCCAGAGGCGCTGTGCCCCTCGTACGGCCTCGCCGAGGCGACCGTCTACGTGTGCGGGGGTGCCAGCGGGCGCCCGCAGCGACCGGTGTGGTTCGACGCGGAGATGCTCGCCGCCGGGCGTGCCCTGCCGGTGGACGAGTCCGAGCGGCCGGCGCAGCCGGGCATCCCCCAGCAGCAGGGGCCGCGGCGGCAGCAGACGGCCCGGCCCGGCCCAGGCCGGGAGCCGGGGCAGGACCCGGAAAGACGTCCGGAACAAGGCCCGGAACAGGGCGCCCCGCAGCGGCGGCTCATCCCGTTGCTGTCCTGCGGCGTGCCGGCCGGGCAACGGGTCGCCGTGGTCGACCCGCAGGCGGGCCGGCTCTGCCCACCCGATGTCGTCGGCGAGATCTGGGTCCGCGGGCCGAACGTCGCCCGGGGCTACTTCAACCAGCCGGCCCGCACCGAGGCGACCTTCGGGCAGCGGCTCGCGGCGCCGGCCGGTGAGCGCACGGCGGCGCTGCCGGCAGGCTGGTCGCCCGACGGCTGGCAGGACGACGGCTGGTTACGCACCGGTGATCTCGGGATGCTCCACGAGGGTGCCCTGTACGTCACCGGTCGGTTGAAGGACCTGATCGTCATCGACGGGCGCAACCACTACCCGCAGGACATCGAGGCGACGGTGGAAGCCGCCCACGAGGCGGTGCGGCCCAACCGCTCGGCCGCGTTCACCGTCAGCACCGACCACGGCGAGGCCGTCGTGGTGGCCGCGGAGATCACCGCGGAGGTCGCCGGCCAGCCGGCCGAGGTGACCAGAATGGCCGGGGTGATCCGCGGCGCGGTCGCCGTGAGCCACGGGGTGGCGGTACGCGAGGTCGTACTGACCCGCCCGGGCACGATCCCGCTCACGAGCAGCGGCAAGATTGCCCGGCACGCCTGCCGGGAGCGCTACCTGGCCGGCGCGTTCGCCGTCACCGGTGCGTCCCGGTGA
- a CDS encoding ABC transporter permease, which yields MILDDGATILSSAIRLAAPLGFAACGEYLAERAGTMNISIEAMMITGAFTAVAASSATGSATLGLVVGALAGLLLGLIHGNMSHRLVVNTFIVGLTLNVLALGATSFFNESLELTGHQVAQVSIPVLRDIPLVGEPLFVQRWPVYLLLGLVPLTWWLVERTRWGLELRAVGENPQGADVTGIAVNLRRRQALLWCGLFAGLGGAHLAVGAVGSFNDNMTAGRGYLVIAAVIFGAWRLRGTIVGVALFGLADALRLALPAVGVQLNSQLLIVAPYLLALLAMVLVLRRTRQPVALGTPFVRGIV from the coding sequence ATGATCCTGGACGACGGCGCCACGATCCTGTCCAGCGCGATCCGGCTCGCGGCACCGCTGGGGTTCGCCGCCTGCGGTGAGTACCTCGCGGAGCGGGCCGGCACCATGAACATCTCCATCGAGGCGATGATGATCACAGGTGCGTTCACCGCGGTCGCAGCCTCGTCGGCGACCGGCTCGGCGACGCTCGGGCTGGTGGTGGGCGCGCTTGCGGGCCTGCTGCTCGGCCTGATCCACGGCAACATGTCGCACCGGCTGGTCGTGAACACGTTCATCGTGGGGCTCACCCTCAACGTGCTGGCCCTCGGCGCGACCAGCTTCTTCAACGAGAGCCTCGAGCTCACCGGGCACCAGGTCGCCCAGGTGAGCATCCCGGTGCTGCGTGACATCCCGCTGGTCGGCGAGCCGCTGTTCGTCCAGCGCTGGCCGGTGTACCTGCTGCTCGGGCTCGTCCCGCTGACGTGGTGGCTCGTCGAGCGGACCAGGTGGGGCCTGGAACTGCGCGCGGTCGGTGAGAACCCGCAGGGAGCGGACGTCACCGGCATCGCGGTGAACCTGCGCCGGCGGCAGGCGCTGCTGTGGTGCGGGCTGTTCGCGGGCCTGGGCGGGGCACACCTCGCGGTCGGGGCGGTCGGTTCGTTCAACGACAACATGACCGCGGGGCGGGGCTACCTGGTGATCGCGGCCGTGATCTTCGGTGCGTGGCGGCTGCGCGGCACGATCGTCGGGGTGGCGCTGTTCGGCCTCGCGGACGCGCTGCGGCTGGCATTGCCGGCGGTCGGCGTCCAGCTCAACAGCCAGCTGCTGATCGTCGCCCCGTACCTGCTGGCCCTGCTGGCGATGGTGCTCGTCCTGCGACGCACCCGCCAGCCCGTGGCGCTCGGCACACCTTTCGTCCGGGGAATTGTATAA